Within the Phaseolus vulgaris cultivar G19833 chromosome 9, P. vulgaris v2.0, whole genome shotgun sequence genome, the region TGTACTTTAGGAGTGCAATATCAAGGAAATTACTCGAATTAAACTAGAATTGAGAGATAATTGAATGTAagtaaaaactaaattttgccttaaataaatattttcatacaaaaatataaaaaaaagaaagcaatagaaataaaaatgttcAAATCCTATAACAGTGAATGAAATGAAACTTTGGAACTTTTATAAAACTCTAAATCTGTACTAATTATCCCATTCATTTACATCTCAAACCCCAAGAGTCATTGAAACATTTCACCAATTTTATTCCCACACAGTTGACTTCCGCATCGTAATTTCCACCTAAGTGACGTGACTTCAATGACTACTTATAGTGAAGAACCTTCCAAAATTTCAAAACAACACCAAAAATCATTGAAACATTTCACCGATAAAATTGGGTTCCACATTGTAATCTCCACCTATTTTGACGACTATTACCACTGAAAAACCTTTTAGAACTTCAAAACCACATAGTATTTGAAAGACGAACAATGTAATTCTTTAACCAGTCACCACTATCCGTACTTCCTCCACCCCACCTCAGCAGCCAAATTTGGCAGAGAATCGCAACCTCCACCGTAACATCGTCATGTTTCTTGCCAAAAACGCTTCTCCGGATAGCCTAAACGAAATTGGATTCTGATTTTTCGGTATGATTTTGAATAACTATGACTGATGCAATGATATACACTGATAATGGAAGcggttattattttttaacttagcAACCGCTCCACAGGTTCAAACCCTTTCAACTTCTAGTAACCATTTATTTGAATTTGGCAACGCTCAATGACATTCAGTTTCAAAACCGTTCAACTTCTAATAACCATTTCGtgtgaaataataataataaaatcaacaaTCATTAAATGagagaataaaatagaaatattttattaatatatagataaaataagaaaaaaatatataccaaaaacaattacaaaaagagaaatcTCCTTTATAGATATAGAAGATATAGaataaatatagatataaattttattaaaaataaaaaataaattattttgaactaACATAAGAAACATTTTCTACtaaaaaaactgaaatatttttatatataaatttttattgtcaatttatataatttataatatatatatccGTATtcctattaataatatttttatatataaatttttattgttaatttatataatttataatatatatatccGTATTcctattaataatatatatatatatccgtATTCCTATTAATGTATGTGTTACATAGTTTAAAATACTATAATGCAAATATCACGATCTGTACATGAAAGAACCAATATGCTGTTAAAGCTTGTATAtttagatgataaaaaaaataagaaaaaaaagctCATActttataattcattttttggCTCAAATCTTTACTGATAAACGTGCCGTTTAAATTAATACAATTTGTTTTATGCTTTCAATCTGGACCTCAATTTTATGCTTTCGACCAGCAACATGGGTCTTCTGGAAAAGAAatggaaaatatttaaaaaatgaaacaaaaaagacCCAAAACTGCTGTTGTGTGTATTACATTTGCCAAGTAAGGAGCTAGGATACTGCTAGTTAAACAAAAGACATTAGTTATTGGCTATTGGTTTGTATCAACCTCTTTAACAGCAAGAGGTTCATACCACTGGGGACCAAATCCAGCTGCTTTTCTCGCAGCCTCATTAAATGGTGGCTTCAAGGGTCCTCTAAAATATGCTCTCACTATTGAATGAAACTTTGCTGTCACTTCATGTTCTTCATGTTTACTTTCACTTTCCTCTTCTTGCTCTGAGGCTGGATTCATAGACCTCTGGCATAGATACTTGAACCACTTCACTCCAGCAGCACAATGTGTAATCTCTTCTGGATAAACTACACTTTCTAGTAAATCTGCCGTAGTGTTATCACCGCTATTGCGAAATCGTGAGATTGTTGTAGGCAGCACATCAAGTCCTCTGGCCTGTTTCATACTCAATCAGGGGTACCTTTAGATCGATACAAGCAATAGCACAATTTTTATGAAATGTAGAATACTCGCGTCGTGCGAGTGACAATGCATCAAAATAACACAAACATTCTGTCATGTTTTGGGATGTATAATAGTTGAGGGAGGGAGCTTGCCTCACTCTGAGGTCAAGATATGCCCCAAGCCATAGTGGCACTAATATATGATCTACTATTAGAAGTTCACATCTAAGACCTTTTTAACAGGATTGTTGGATCCCCATTAGTTGACCCACAAACAATAACTTGTGATGATCACAACATGAACAGAGTTCATTGCAAGAGTTTTTATTACAGTAGCAATTTAACTTCTTACAGTTTTATTCTGAAATTGTAGTATTTTTCGCTCATCCAATGATAAGGCTGGAAAACCTCCAAGAAATAAGTTACTTCAGAAATGAGAACAgatggaaactcttatatacagCAATTAGTATAATGTAATGTTTTGAATGTAAGCAAGTGATTCCATTCAGGTCATCAAAACTGAAAACTAAACTCTGGCAAATTCCAATGCTAATAAAGTCGATTATCATATTGAATAATTGCAAGATTTTCCAACTATAATAACTGTAAACAACTTTTTAAAGAAACAATACAATAATTTACATTCAACTTTGTCTTTCTGAGTTAGCACCACAACAATGTAAGAAAAATGGTTTTCCCAAAGTTAACATATAAAGTCAATTTCATAAAGAAACAGTAACTCTTTATCTTCAAGAAGGAGAATAATGAAGAAAACGTGAATGACCCGATTAAATTAAGAAAgccaaaaacaaaacaaaaaattgttaaagaTTTCCAGTGTTTTTCCCCTGCTACATGGACACtttaaaatcagaaaatacACCATGTGTGCAGTTAAAGCTTATGTAATTAACAAATTGCTCCAGGTCCCTGGGGACAAGAGACATCCCACCACAAAATAGTACTAAAATAACCTACTAGTTGCCAAAATGAGCGTGAATAAAACATGTTTGTAGCTTCAACTTTCCAAGCTTAAACAACAGAGATAAAAACCTTCCTAAAAATTGCCTTTGCACTTTTCCTATGAAAATCTAATTGCCACTTCGATCAGAAAACTTGTTCTTCTGTTCTCCACTAGGGAACCATTTCAGCAATACTAGTTAGTAGTAACTACAGTCAGCAGGATGGGAGAAACTGACCTCTTGCTTCAAGTATTAGGAAAATTATTTGCAAAATTACATGTGTTCAATTGCAGTTTTGCCTTTTAAGAACTATTTTGTAGTGCAATTTTCAAAAACTTAATTTTTGAGAGGGGGTGAAAGAGATAAAGTGGGGGAAAAGGACAAGGAAAAATTAGTAGCagaaaactgaaattaaaaagtcaaaataacttataaataattggtttttattttaaaaattgaaaaaagaaatattattttttgagaCATATTTCAAAAACTACTCTTATCAAACATATGTTTTTGTTTTCCAAAACAGAAAATGGTCATAAAAAAAAGCACTCCACatgttcagttttttttttgtaaaaaatcaAAGCTTGTGACAGGCATAAAAATTGCAAGGATTGCTAAAGCACCCCGCAACCCCACCCCACAAAAAATCACAATCCACAAGTCCTGCATTAGTAAGCAACCCTCTCGATTTCCACAAGTGATACAAGGTTAATAACCTCAATTCGTCATGAATATAAAGCAAAACCATAAATAACAAAAGATGAGAATGGCAAAATAACTCAAAGACACACCTCATGGACACAATGTTCAATGGCTAATCGTGCTAACAAATCCTTGGAAGTAGCAGTGGCAGAATCCCAAAGGCCATCATGAGCCGGTAATGCTCCATAATAAGAACCAAGCTCCTCAAGTCGTGCAGCAAGAAGAGTGAAGTGCCGCCCTTCGTCCTGTGCTACCTTCACAAAATCTGTAAAGAACTCTCTAGGCATTGATTCTTGCTTGCCAAACCGGGCTATTATATCCTGCATGAATGTATCATAAGTAAAAATATTTGCCAATAAATGTTGGGGTGGCATATGAGAAAACTAAACTTCTTCCaaacaaacaattaaaacaCACTTAAGTTTAGTTCAGACCCTAAGAGTGATGAGTGTGATTATAATATTGAAATCAAGaaataactattttatctttattaactTTTCCTTAAATATAGATAAATCTCTTCTCCAATTCTCTTATCCACTAACACTACCATCATTCCATTTCCAGCCACCATTAAAATCCCAAACAATTTCACAAAATCCAGCACTTTAATCAGAAAATTTCCACCTTTACCTTGACAATCTTTGTCACTGTAAGGCAAGTTTAAAAAGGAGAGAAAATTGAACTGACCTACCTTGAGGTCTTATTAAATGACATTCACATCTACTCTACTTTGTAAAAGAACGCTCACCTACCCTAACATAGAATTAAAGAAGATCCCTCTAAAATTCGTGTATTCTTCATCTATATAGCCCAAATACCAATCTCTTCtccaaaaataacaaaaaacacTTGATGAAAAGAAAATTGGGAGAAACATAAAGAAAGAACGAGCACTTTGctaaaaatacaaagaacttTGAGAGTCAAAGAATGCAcagttgtaaaagaagtattgtgGTGTCTATCATTAACAAGGTCAAGTCTGTTATTTTTACATGGTGTGGTGTGTCACTAGATAAACAAATGGGGGAGAGGTAAATGTTTGTTTAAAAACTAAAGGCGCTATAAGCAACATTTGAGAAGACTTTGGGAGAGGTAAGTGTAATTTTCTCTAAAAAATACTCCATTCAAATGAAACATTTCCTCTTCTTCTCTTCACAAACAAGTAATCTAGTATTTCtgtgggttttttttttcattatcattatcttctttatttattttttctctctgcATGAACAACTTCTTTTAGATGACTAAACAAGTAATCTCAATAGTTAATGAGAAAATATATGCAGTGTTAAAATATTGATTCTCTCATCAATGATGGGATAATTAGTTTACCCTCCTTTACTTTAGAAGAGCCAAATATGTACCATTAGAATTAAAGAGTTACAAGTATAACTCATTCTGTTCtatcatttttcaaaaacatGGAATGGAATCTTTGCTTGA harbors:
- the LOC137821612 gene encoding uncharacterized protein — translated: MVPNQEETLVEAALRVLNTADPFEKARLGDSVATRWLNGAMAEPYDPSAGDHLTLPDRPARLSSVKLVAPGLMPKLGKAGSLQSRIAIVHSLTHTESWAIDLSWDIIARFGKQESMPREFFTDFVKVAQDEGRHFTLLAARLEELGSYYGALPAHDGLWDSATATSKDLLARLAIEHCVHEARGLDVLPTTISRFRNSGDNTTADLLESVVYPEEITHCAAGVKWFKYLCQRSMNPASEQEEESESKHEEHEVTAKFHSIVRAYFRGPLKPPFNEAARKAAGFGPQWYEPLAVKEVDTNQ